A genomic stretch from Empedobacter stercoris includes:
- a CDS encoding RsmB/NOP family class I SAM-dependent RNA methyltransferase, with protein MKILPYKNLFVGITDTLQKIFFEGKYADKEVERTLKSNKQWGARDRAFIAETVYDLVRWKRLVEEAMSRPLSPDTIWEFVGTWFALDPEQTLPKWEEFQKIYPKEVLKRHHQSSKNIAVAESFPDWMFELGEKSLGSRWLDEVRAMNSQAPTVLRVNSLKTDRKTLQKALKERQIKTKVLSKYQDALELEEKTNIFRTDEFQNGWFEVQDAGSQLIAPYLRVQPGMRVVDACAGAGGKTLHLAALMENKGQIIAMDLYEWKLKELKRRAKRNNVQNVQTKVIEAKTIKRMENSADRLLIDAPCSGMGVLKRNPDAKWKLRPEFIDEITAIQEKILADYSKIIKVGGLMVYATCSILPQENEQQVEKFLANHPNYKLISDKMHYPSETNYDGFYMALIERIS; from the coding sequence ATGAAGATTTTACCATATAAAAATTTATTTGTCGGAATCACCGACACATTGCAGAAAATTTTCTTCGAAGGAAAATATGCAGATAAAGAAGTTGAACGAACATTGAAATCGAATAAGCAATGGGGAGCGCGAGATCGTGCTTTTATTGCCGAAACTGTGTATGATTTGGTTCGTTGGAAACGTTTGGTTGAAGAGGCAATGAGTCGTCCACTTTCTCCTGATACAATTTGGGAGTTTGTTGGAACTTGGTTTGCTTTAGATCCAGAACAAACGTTACCGAAGTGGGAAGAATTTCAGAAAATCTATCCAAAAGAAGTTTTAAAAAGACACCATCAATCTTCTAAAAACATAGCAGTAGCAGAATCTTTTCCAGATTGGATGTTCGAGTTAGGTGAAAAGTCTTTAGGAAGCCGTTGGTTAGATGAAGTACGTGCAATGAACTCGCAAGCGCCGACAGTTTTACGTGTAAATTCATTAAAAACAGATCGTAAAACGTTGCAAAAAGCATTAAAAGAACGACAAATTAAAACGAAAGTTTTGTCGAAATACCAAGATGCTTTAGAATTAGAGGAGAAAACAAATATCTTCAGAACTGATGAATTTCAAAATGGTTGGTTCGAAGTTCAAGATGCTGGTTCTCAATTAATCGCTCCTTATTTGCGTGTGCAACCAGGAATGCGTGTTGTTGATGCGTGTGCTGGAGCTGGAGGAAAAACATTGCATTTAGCTGCTTTGATGGAAAACAAAGGGCAAATAATTGCAATGGATTTGTACGAATGGAAACTAAAAGAGTTGAAACGCCGTGCAAAACGTAACAATGTTCAGAACGTACAAACAAAGGTGATCGAAGCCAAAACAATCAAACGTATGGAAAATTCTGCTGATCGTTTGTTAATTGATGCGCCTTGTTCTGGAATGGGAGTGTTGAAACGTAATCCTGATGCGAAATGGAAATTAAGACCAGAATTTATTGATGAGATTACAGCTATACAAGAAAAAATCTTAGCAGATTATTCTAAAATAATTAAAGTTGGTGGGTTAATGGTTTATGCAACATGTTCTATCTTGCCACAAGAAAATGAACAACAAGTAGAAAAATTCTTAGCAAATCATCCAAATTATAAACTGATTTCGGATAAAATGCATTATCCTTCTGAAACAAATTACGATGGATTTTACATGGCTTTGATTGAAAGAATTTCTTAA
- a CDS encoding OmpA family protein — translation MNPKKIHFLLFFIILNTFCCAQQIFPYLELKNDDDFEKIEAIKLENNYSFHHLLGNQSSIYHFQNKSEDEISAKFIYPYQVSQNIYELKAIVNENVFEIQSKSIVDIRKELKNIDASTVFKTQKNNQFLQLDLGKIPANATIKIQLKVSKIVEENNLKYQLSFPEFIVKRTESFTQINRWNNKLNGYPQHINSKINLSGNFPISKITSDLKFHLDDKGNYSTDFTGTKLPNILYSYTKNELQTGIETFTKNGCDYILGTIDPGKNNLNFTTPREFLFVLDASGSMMNQPIETIKKFMNQILPKLNETDKFNVLIYSTKNDLIFKKSQLTTKENINFALQKINSLSGNGEKLLDEAINQIQKNPFDKNYKRIIAIISDGKMNLNETVYNSLRNYAKDTQFITLGIGRELDYKAMNFISLATGTLPITVNEPKEFNQKTTQFYQAIINSSIYHIKVQSAQINLSETFPKNFNTYLAQNTVNFVSRDCNLRYPKKMELIGNQSNQNFTQTFEINQPNQSEFTEAITFYWAKQKIDYLFKDEERCGEMCKKDGRYRKEIEKIGTEFNISTPYNLLIQKDYLENFNNDYDTDGDGVMDLEDECPLVKGNRFGNGCPEENLNEEKIGNYVQDFSNYLMETVEFDFDKAEIRTIDYPKLNQVVSIMKRNPTLYFVIEGHTDAVGTESYNFDLSQRRANAVLNYLIEKGLNKNRFTIFGKGFSDLKHKECNPATNCIDWKNFENRRVRFKIK, via the coding sequence TTGAACCCAAAAAAAATACATTTTTTACTTTTTTTTATAATTCTGAATACATTTTGTTGTGCACAACAAATCTTTCCTTATTTAGAACTAAAAAATGACGACGATTTTGAAAAAATTGAAGCAATTAAACTCGAAAACAACTACAGTTTTCATCATTTATTAGGAAATCAAAGTAGTATTTATCATTTCCAAAACAAATCTGAAGATGAAATTTCGGCCAAATTTATTTATCCTTACCAAGTTTCACAAAATATTTATGAGTTAAAAGCTATAGTCAATGAAAATGTTTTTGAAATTCAATCCAAATCGATCGTAGATATTCGAAAAGAATTGAAAAACATTGATGCATCAACTGTTTTTAAAACACAGAAAAACAATCAATTTTTGCAATTAGATTTAGGAAAAATTCCTGCGAATGCAACAATTAAAATTCAACTAAAAGTTTCGAAAATTGTTGAAGAAAATAATTTAAAATATCAACTTTCTTTTCCAGAATTTATCGTCAAAAGAACTGAATCTTTCACACAAATTAATCGTTGGAATAATAAATTAAATGGTTATCCTCAACACATTAACTCAAAAATTAATCTTTCTGGAAATTTTCCCATTTCAAAAATCACTTCCGATTTAAAATTCCATCTTGATGACAAAGGAAATTATTCAACTGATTTTACTGGAACTAAACTTCCAAACATTCTTTATTCGTATACAAAAAATGAATTACAAACAGGAATTGAAACCTTTACCAAAAATGGTTGTGATTATATTTTAGGAACGATAGATCCAGGAAAAAACAATTTAAACTTTACTACACCACGCGAATTTTTATTTGTCTTAGATGCTTCAGGTTCGATGATGAACCAACCAATTGAAACCATCAAAAAATTTATGAATCAAATTTTACCTAAATTAAATGAAACAGATAAATTTAATGTACTGATTTATTCGACAAAAAATGATTTAATCTTCAAAAAATCGCAATTAACAACAAAAGAAAATATCAATTTTGCATTACAAAAAATTAATTCTTTAAGTGGGAATGGTGAAAAATTATTGGATGAAGCCATCAATCAAATTCAGAAAAATCCTTTTGATAAAAATTATAAACGAATTATAGCTATAATTTCGGATGGAAAAATGAATTTGAATGAAACTGTTTATAATTCGCTTCGAAATTATGCAAAAGACACGCAATTTATTACACTTGGAATTGGACGAGAATTAGATTATAAAGCGATGAATTTTATTAGTTTGGCGACAGGTACTCTTCCAATTACAGTAAACGAACCGAAAGAATTTAACCAAAAAACTACTCAATTTTATCAAGCTATTATCAATTCTTCTATTTATCATATAAAAGTACAATCAGCACAAATCAACCTCAGCGAAACATTTCCTAAAAATTTCAATACCTATTTGGCACAAAATACTGTCAATTTTGTTTCACGTGATTGCAATCTTCGATATCCAAAAAAAATGGAATTAATTGGAAATCAATCCAATCAAAATTTCACTCAAACATTTGAAATTAATCAGCCTAATCAAAGCGAATTTACAGAAGCAATTACCTTTTATTGGGCGAAGCAAAAAATTGATTATCTCTTTAAAGATGAGGAACGTTGTGGCGAAATGTGTAAGAAAGATGGACGATATAGAAAAGAAATTGAGAAAATTGGAACTGAATTCAATATTTCGACTCCATATAATTTATTGATACAAAAAGATTATCTTGAAAATTTCAACAACGATTATGATACAGATGGCGATGGCGTGATGGATTTGGAAGACGAATGTCCGCTCGTAAAAGGAAATCGTTTTGGAAATGGTTGTCCAGAAGAAAATTTGAACGAAGAAAAAATCGGAAATTATGTACAAGATTTTTCAAATTATTTGATGGAAACGGTCGAATTTGATTTTGATAAAGCTGAAATTAGAACAATTGATTATCCAAAATTGAATCAAGTTGTATCAATAATGAAGCGAAATCCTACGCTATATTTCGTAATAGAAGGACATACCGATGCTGTGGGAACGGAATCATACAATTTTGATTTATCTCAACGAAGAGCGAATGCAGTATTGAATTATTTGATTGAAAAAGGATTAAATAAAAATCGATTCACAATTTTTGGTAAAGGTTTTTCTGATTTGAAACACAAAGAATGCAATCCTGCAACGAATTGTATTGATTGGAAAAATTTTGAAAATCGACGAGTGAGGTTTAAGATAAAATAG
- a CDS encoding Na+/H+ antiporter NhaC family protein, whose translation MITKKGNFWALFPLIIFILVYFSASTYLNDFYTVPALVVFMLALVIAFVQFPKVPFKSKAKAFCNNAGEETIMLMILIFLLAGAFGSLGATIGAVESTVNLFLNYLPSSFIVAGFFMLSCFISTALGTSVGTIVTVAPIAVQMDKMIPGSMPILLGAVVGGAMFGDNLSFISDTTIAATRTQEVSMKSKFKTNFRIVVPAAIVSIMIYFSISQHFDISNFKGEQLDFDLILVLPYLLVFALAVSGVNVIWALIIGIISFIGIGLFYSGIPTVTLISAINEGFKGMFELCIICLVIGGIVGIIRLNGGLDFIIYHLTKNIKTKRQAEMSIASLTALANACLANNTITILICGKIAKEISDHHKLEGKRVASILDTVSCFVQGVLPYGAQVLAAVAAANAISNVAKVSSIDVLSNLYYPFLTGICTLIFILFFQPKSIKK comes from the coding sequence ATGATCACTAAAAAAGGAAATTTTTGGGCTTTATTCCCTTTAATCATTTTTATACTCGTCTATTTTTCGGCATCTACCTATTTGAACGATTTTTATACTGTTCCAGCTTTGGTCGTATTTATGTTAGCTTTGGTTATTGCGTTTGTTCAATTTCCTAAAGTTCCTTTTAAAAGCAAAGCCAAAGCGTTTTGTAATAATGCAGGTGAAGAAACGATCATGCTAATGATATTAATTTTTCTACTTGCAGGTGCTTTCGGAAGTTTAGGAGCAACAATTGGCGCAGTAGAATCGACAGTTAATTTATTTCTGAATTACCTTCCTTCATCCTTTATTGTAGCTGGATTCTTTATGTTATCATGCTTTATTTCGACTGCTTTAGGAACCTCAGTAGGAACAATTGTAACAGTGGCACCTATAGCGGTTCAAATGGATAAAATGATTCCAGGCTCTATGCCAATTTTGTTAGGAGCTGTCGTTGGAGGTGCAATGTTTGGTGATAATTTATCGTTTATTTCCGACACTACAATTGCTGCAACACGTACGCAAGAAGTAAGTATGAAATCTAAATTTAAAACAAATTTTCGAATAGTAGTTCCTGCAGCTATTGTTTCGATAATGATATATTTTTCAATTTCTCAACATTTTGATATTTCAAATTTCAAAGGAGAACAGTTAGATTTTGACTTGATTTTAGTTTTACCTTATTTGTTAGTTTTCGCTCTGGCAGTTTCTGGAGTTAATGTTATTTGGGCTTTAATCATAGGAATTATCTCGTTCATTGGAATTGGATTATTTTATTCTGGCATTCCAACTGTAACATTAATTTCTGCTATTAATGAGGGTTTCAAAGGTATGTTCGAATTATGTATCATCTGTTTAGTGATTGGCGGAATTGTTGGAATTATTCGTTTGAATGGTGGGTTAGATTTTATCATTTATCATTTAACGAAAAATATCAAAACAAAACGTCAAGCAGAAATGAGTATTGCATCACTTACAGCGTTAGCAAATGCTTGTTTAGCGAATAATACAATCACAATTTTAATTTGTGGTAAAATTGCCAAAGAAATTTCTGATCATCATAAGTTAGAAGGCAAACGCGTAGCGAGTATTTTGGATACAGTTTCGTGTTTTGTACAAGGAGTTTTACCTTATGGTGCACAAGTATTGGCAGCTGTTGCTGCGGCGAACGCTATTTCGAATGTTGCAAAAGTTTCTTCGATAGATGTTTTATCTAATTTATATTATCCATTTTTGACGGGAATTTGTACGCTTATTTTTATCTTATTTTTTCAACCAAAATCAATTAAAAAATAG
- a CDS encoding IS3 family transposase (programmed frameshift) produces the protein MTRKVKYGVAFKLRCVKEVLEKHRTIRSISKKENIHASLLKKWVSDYHNQGISGIEPKKNQTYSVEFKLKVIKSITKQFLSLREARLKFNIPSESVIIKWQKDFATFGIDGLKPKPKGRPKTMSTSKGRPKKSKQPLTREEELLLEIERLRCEGCTLKKVQCLNSSRGRKTKETWTQAINELRPEFHLNLLLDCTHMARSSFYYHISRSKTDKYEELKLKIKSIYHQHKGRYGYRRITDELRKSGTIINHKTVLKLMNSLGLKSLIRRKKYKSYKGEQGKIAPNILQRAFKADKPNQKWVTDVTEFKVKDKKLYLSPIMDLYNQEIISYELSERPVFNQVTQMLKKAFKITKDTKDLILHSDQGWQYQMKQYQALLNEKGIIQSMSRKGNCLDNAIIENFFGILKSELFYLQKFNSIEELKKEIKQYIYYYNNDRIKSNLNKMSPIQYRTHFYNY, from the exons ATGACAAGAAAAGTAAAATATGGTGTAGCATTTAAGTTACGTTGTGTGAAAGAAGTTTTAGAAAAACATCGAACAATACGTTCAATTAGTAAAAAAGAAAATATACATGCTTCTTTATTAAAGAAATGGGTTTCTGATTATCATAATCAAGGAATTTCAGGTATAGAACCTAAAAAAAACCAAACGTATAGCGTTGAATTTAAGTTGAAAGTTATTAAGTCTATAACCAAACAGTTTCTTAGTTTGCGTGAAGCACGCTTGAAATTTAATATTCCAAGTGAATCGGTTATTATAAAATGGCAAAAAGATTTTGCTACCTTTGGAATAGACGGATTAAAACCCAAACCAAAAGGCCGTCCCAAGACTATGAGCACATCTAAGGGTAGACCTAAAAAATCGAAACAACCGTTAACAAGAGAAGAAGAACTATTGTTAGAGATTGAACGTTTACGTTGTGAAG GTTGCACTCTTAAAAAAGTTCAATGCCTTAATTCAAGCCGAGGAAGAAAAACAAAAGAAACTTGGACGCAAGCCATAAATGAATTAAGGCCAGAATTTCATCTAAATTTACTTTTAGATTGTACACATATGGCTAGAAGCAGCTTTTACTATCATATTTCACGTAGTAAAACAGATAAATACGAGGAATTAAAACTTAAGATAAAATCCATTTATCATCAGCATAAAGGGCGATATGGCTATCGACGAATTACCGATGAATTAAGAAAATCAGGAACTATCATCAATCATAAAACTGTTCTTAAACTGATGAATAGCTTAGGATTAAAGAGTTTGATTCGAAGAAAAAAATACAAATCTTACAAAGGAGAACAAGGAAAGATTGCACCAAACATCTTGCAAAGAGCATTTAAGGCTGATAAACCCAACCAAAAATGGGTAACAGATGTTACCGAGTTTAAAGTAAAAGATAAAAAACTATATTTATCACCAATAATGGATCTGTACAATCAAGAAATTATCAGCTATGAGTTAAGCGAACGACCTGTTTTTAATCAAGTAACTCAAATGCTTAAAAAGGCATTTAAAATAACGAAAGACACCAAAGATTTGATATTACATTCCGATCAAGGATGGCAATATCAAATGAAACAATATCAGGCTTTATTAAATGAAAAAGGAATCATACAAAGTATGAGTAGAAAAGGAAATTGCTTAGATAATGCTATTATCGAGAATTTCTTCGGAATACTGAAATCGGAACTATTTTATTTACAAAAATTTAATTCTATTGAAGAGCTAAAAAAAGAAATAAAACAATACATTTACTATTACAATAACGATAGAATAAAATCGAACTTAAATAAAATGAGCCCGATACAATATCGAACTCATTTTTATAATTATTAA
- the mnmA gene encoding tRNA 2-thiouridine(34) synthase MnmA yields the protein MKRVVVGLSGGVDSSVTAYLLKEQGYDVIGLFMRNWNDASVTLEDECPWIEDSADALLVAKKLDIPFQVIDMSDSYKERIVDYMFNEYEQGRTPNPDVLCNREIKFDLFLKTALELGADYVATGHYARKTSTIDKNGNEIFQLLKGTDNNKDQSYFLCQLSQEQLSKALFPIGDIEKPEVRRIAQEQDLVTANKKDSQGLCFIGKVSLPEFLQQQLKPKEGVIIEIAKDWNGYKREIPTFTTKYEALEFEAKGFSYKQEDGEIVGKHQGAHYFTRGQRKGLGVGGKVEPLFIIDTDVKTNVIYTGQGADHPGLLKKALFIKEEEVHWVREDLALKTDETMEVMARIRYRQPLQKAILHKAENGMYVEFEHPQSAITEGQFCAWYKEDELLGSGVINN from the coding sequence ATGAAAAGAGTTGTCGTAGGACTTTCTGGAGGAGTAGATTCAAGTGTTACAGCCTATTTGCTAAAAGAGCAAGGCTATGATGTGATCGGATTATTTATGCGTAATTGGAACGATGCATCAGTAACGTTGGAGGATGAATGCCCATGGATAGAAGATAGTGCAGACGCTTTGTTGGTAGCTAAAAAATTAGATATTCCTTTTCAGGTAATTGATATGTCTGATTCGTACAAAGAACGTATTGTAGATTATATGTTCAATGAATACGAGCAAGGAAGAACACCAAATCCAGATGTATTATGTAACAGAGAAATCAAGTTCGATTTGTTTTTGAAAACAGCTTTAGAACTTGGTGCGGATTATGTTGCAACTGGACATTATGCACGAAAAACATCTACAATTGATAAAAATGGGAACGAGATTTTTCAGTTATTAAAAGGAACTGATAACAACAAAGATCAATCTTATTTCTTGTGTCAATTGTCGCAAGAACAATTAAGCAAAGCATTATTTCCAATTGGAGATATAGAAAAACCAGAAGTAAGAAGAATAGCGCAAGAACAAGATTTGGTGACAGCTAATAAAAAAGATTCGCAAGGACTATGTTTTATTGGAAAAGTAAGTTTACCCGAGTTTTTGCAACAACAATTAAAACCAAAAGAAGGTGTAATTATAGAAATTGCGAAAGATTGGAACGGATATAAACGCGAAATCCCAACTTTTACAACGAAATACGAAGCATTAGAGTTCGAAGCTAAAGGATTTTCTTATAAACAAGAAGACGGAGAAATTGTAGGTAAGCATCAAGGTGCACATTATTTTACGCGTGGTCAACGAAAAGGATTAGGTGTAGGAGGAAAAGTAGAACCTTTGTTTATCATCGATACAGATGTTAAGACCAATGTGATTTATACAGGTCAAGGAGCAGATCATCCTGGATTATTGAAAAAAGCTTTATTTATAAAAGAAGAAGAAGTGCATTGGGTTCGCGAAGATTTAGCACTTAAAACGGACGAAACAATGGAAGTTATGGCGCGTATTCGTTACCGTCAACCTTTGCAAAAAGCTATTTTACATAAAGCTGAAAACGGAATGTATGTAGAATTTGAGCATCCTCAATCGGCAATTACAGAAGGTCAGTTTTGTGCTTGGTACAAGGAAGATGAACTTTTAGGTTCTGGTGTGATTAATAATTAG
- a CDS encoding cupin-like domain-containing protein, whose amino-acid sequence MNFNFREVERVESISAKDFQKYYVKPQKPVVVERITEDWPAYEKWNFEYIKQVAGDKIVPLYNNDPVDYTKKVNEPVAKMKMSEYVDLLQSKPTDLRIFLYNLMSQVPQLQQDYKMPDLGLNLFKSMPMLFFGGEGSNVFMHYDIDLANILHFHFAGEKRCIIVPPEDTKYMYKIPHSVICREDIDFDHPDFEKWPALKKINPMVADLKHGEMLYMPEGWWHYMKYLTPGFSMSLRSLAHKPKNLSEAIYNIFLMRTYDNVMRKMKGQAWIDEKNERAITKTNKLIAR is encoded by the coding sequence ATGAATTTTAATTTCAGAGAAGTTGAAAGAGTAGAAAGTATTTCTGCGAAAGATTTTCAGAAATATTACGTAAAACCTCAAAAACCAGTTGTAGTAGAGCGGATCACAGAGGATTGGCCTGCCTATGAAAAATGGAATTTTGAGTATATAAAACAAGTTGCGGGAGACAAAATTGTCCCTTTATATAATAACGATCCAGTTGATTATACGAAAAAAGTAAATGAACCTGTTGCGAAAATGAAAATGTCTGAATATGTAGATTTATTGCAAAGTAAACCTACCGATTTGCGTATTTTTTTATACAACCTAATGAGTCAAGTTCCACAATTGCAGCAAGATTATAAAATGCCCGATTTGGGATTGAATTTATTCAAATCGATGCCAATGTTATTTTTTGGAGGAGAAGGTTCAAATGTGTTTATGCATTATGATATCGATTTAGCGAATATTTTGCATTTTCATTTTGCAGGAGAAAAACGTTGTATAATTGTACCGCCAGAAGATACAAAATACATGTACAAAATACCTCATTCGGTTATTTGTAGAGAAGATATTGATTTTGATCATCCTGATTTTGAGAAATGGCCAGCGTTGAAAAAAATTAATCCAATGGTAGCCGATCTTAAACATGGAGAAATGCTATATATGCCTGAAGGTTGGTGGCATTACATGAAATATTTGACACCAGGATTTTCGATGAGTTTGCGTTCGTTGGCTCACAAACCAAAAAATTTATCAGAAGCGATTTATAATATTTTTTTGATGCGAACATACGATAATGTAATGCGTAAAATGAAAGGTCAGGCTTGGATTGATGAAAAGAATGAACGCGCAATCACAAAAACGAATAAATTAATTGCACGATAA
- a CDS encoding acyl-CoA thioesterase, giving the protein MARLKLILPESFLFSTTIAVRITDLNYGNHLANDKVLSILHEARMQFFQHYGYSELDFAGVSVIMGDVAIEYKNQAFYGDQLLIEISVQDFSRVSFDIAYKISTKDKLIAKAKTGIVTFDYKNNKVVEVPEKIKDIFLNR; this is encoded by the coding sequence ATGGCGCGTTTAAAACTGATCTTACCTGAATCTTTTTTATTTTCAACAACAATAGCAGTACGTATAACAGATTTAAATTACGGAAATCATTTAGCAAATGATAAAGTGTTATCTATTTTACATGAAGCACGAATGCAGTTTTTTCAACATTATGGCTATTCAGAATTGGATTTTGCTGGTGTAAGTGTGATTATGGGAGATGTTGCGATTGAGTATAAAAATCAAGCATTTTATGGAGATCAATTATTGATTGAAATAAGTGTACAAGATTTTTCACGTGTAAGTTTTGATATTGCCTATAAAATATCAACAAAAGATAAACTCATTGCAAAAGCAAAAACAGGTATTGTCACTTTCGATTATAAGAATAATAAAGTGGTTGAAGTACCAGAAAAGATAAAAGATATTTTTCTAAACAGATAA